A stretch of Aureispira sp. CCB-E DNA encodes these proteins:
- a CDS encoding LPD1 domain-containing protein produces the protein MAIKITDTLGGADTGVSKMEAWWRGKGFQAIYKEFRKGSLPAVFLHKIKDVRNVQKVFNLRGFQFGNWVSNEDRFNYLAGLGICLYDLNKVLKFKANNLGLDGTLGIAFGARGQRGAVAHYEPSTHIINMTRYYEATRYKNPKSKAVRFVNSGGVGSFAHEYGHFLDYFFGSLVEPHNRYYSLSNGSSTNSTRIPYNKKTYPIRSAMEDILEVAYWNANKTESSTFIKRIKAFSNRSYYVERTEILARLFEQYIAYKLKRLGVANSYLTKTKYTREVYMTPTELKKVVPLFDQLFILMRTKF, from the coding sequence ATGGCTATTAAAATAACCGATACCTTAGGAGGAGCAGATACAGGCGTTTCCAAAATGGAGGCTTGGTGGCGTGGAAAAGGGTTTCAAGCCATTTATAAAGAATTTAGAAAAGGTTCTTTGCCTGCTGTTTTTCTCCATAAAATCAAAGATGTTCGCAATGTCCAAAAGGTATTTAATTTGAGAGGTTTTCAGTTTGGCAACTGGGTATCCAATGAAGACCGTTTTAATTATTTAGCAGGATTGGGAATTTGTTTGTATGATCTCAACAAAGTTCTAAAGTTTAAGGCTAATAATTTGGGCTTAGATGGTACGTTGGGCATTGCCTTTGGCGCTAGAGGACAACGAGGAGCGGTGGCACATTATGAACCTAGTACGCATATTATCAACATGACCCGTTACTATGAAGCCACTCGATATAAAAACCCAAAAAGTAAAGCCGTTCGTTTTGTTAATTCGGGGGGTGTGGGGTCTTTTGCGCATGAGTATGGACACTTTCTAGATTACTTCTTTGGTTCTTTAGTAGAGCCGCATAATCGTTATTATTCGCTATCGAATGGAAGTAGTACCAACTCAACAAGGATTCCATACAATAAAAAAACGTATCCGATTCGTTCTGCTATGGAAGATATACTGGAGGTGGCGTACTGGAATGCGAATAAAACCGAATCATCAACCTTTATCAAGCGAATTAAAGCCTTTTCTAATAGGTCTTATTATGTGGAACGTACTGAAATTTTAGCCCGTTTGTTTGAGCAGTACATCGCCTATAAATTAAAGCGCTTAGGGGTGGCTAATTCTTACTTAACTAAGACCAAATACACTCGAGAGGTTTATATGACGCCTACTGAATTAAAGAAAGTGGTGCCGCTTTTTGATCAGTTGTTTATTTTGATGCGCACGAAGTTTTAA
- a CDS encoding N-acetylmuramoyl-L-alanine amidase, whose amino-acid sequence MNRLIPVLGNGHGGMIGGVYQTKGKRYTFKDGTTIYEGEYNRAIKARVIEQLTAKGIPFYDLVPEQQDIRMGTRISRADYLYKKSQKRTFLIDLHSNAGGGHGCETWIARQSSSKSQALARWTEVLFKKHFPESKFRGIKRKNWDILAKTDNPAIILELFFMDNYEECKKYLLSSEGRDRAAAYVVDIIENFIKYHS is encoded by the coding sequence ATGAACAGACTAATTCCAGTTCTTGGAAATGGACACGGCGGCATGATTGGCGGCGTGTACCAAACCAAGGGCAAACGATACACTTTTAAGGATGGAACGACCATTTACGAGGGGGAATACAACCGAGCAATTAAAGCCCGTGTTATAGAGCAGCTCACCGCCAAGGGCATTCCTTTTTATGATTTGGTACCCGAACAGCAAGATATTAGAATGGGTACCCGAATTTCAAGGGCAGATTACTTATACAAAAAGAGTCAAAAGAGGACTTTTTTAATTGATCTACATTCTAATGCAGGCGGTGGTCATGGTTGCGAGACGTGGATCGCTAGACAGTCCAGTTCCAAAAGCCAAGCTTTGGCAAGATGGACAGAAGTTTTATTTAAAAAGCATTTTCCCGAAAGTAAATTTCGAGGGATCAAACGCAAGAATTGGGATATACTTGCCAAGACAGATAACCCCGCCATTATCTTGGAGCTGTTCTTTATGGACAATTACGAGGAATGTAAAAAGTACTTGCTATCGAGTGAGGGAAGAGACAGAGCTGCCGCCTATGTGGTGGATATTATCGAAAACTTTATTAAATACCATTCTTAG
- a CDS encoding site-specific integrase has protein sequence MIQFVVVYNFKNKLKKDGTALVQIRAYLEGKRKYFSTGIYLKPSQWNKKSHQVQNHPQSLQYNAEIRRQLDELEAYVLDWIKKHGSMTLEQLENYFKYDDVQSFTDFWRYELEQDTKLTKITKKKHKTALNYWGEFQKNVKFSELTYNLIDDFDTFLFGKGLHTNTVYTHHKQVKKYINQAIRRGLLEATKNPYLNFTPKTQPTERIVLSTEEVERLEVLTFERNEFYLELIRDMFLFSCYTGLRFSDTCAIRHKDIDQDKEGLLLNIVAKKTSKQLLLPLYKLHLRKPELLIQKHQIAGAKEERVFHQYSNQYFNRTLKELAVLAGITKPITSHVARHTFATHLAAKIPLHILKAILQHSKIETTMVYLHLSSKMVNDALDGVDW, from the coding sequence ATGATTCAATTTGTAGTGGTATACAACTTTAAAAACAAATTAAAAAAAGACGGTACGGCTTTGGTTCAAATACGAGCGTATCTGGAGGGGAAAAGAAAATATTTCTCAACAGGCATTTATTTAAAGCCGTCGCAATGGAACAAAAAAAGCCACCAAGTCCAAAATCATCCCCAAAGTTTGCAGTACAACGCCGAAATAAGACGGCAATTAGACGAGTTAGAAGCCTATGTCTTGGATTGGATCAAGAAGCACGGCTCGATGACCTTGGAGCAGCTAGAAAATTACTTTAAATACGACGATGTGCAGTCGTTTACGGACTTTTGGCGGTACGAGCTAGAGCAGGACACCAAATTGACCAAAATAACGAAGAAGAAGCACAAAACGGCTTTAAATTACTGGGGGGAATTTCAAAAGAATGTCAAGTTCTCGGAATTGACGTATAATTTGATTGATGATTTTGATACCTTTTTATTTGGAAAAGGGCTACACACCAACACGGTATACACGCACCACAAGCAAGTCAAAAAATACATTAACCAAGCAATTCGGCGGGGGCTATTGGAGGCTACTAAAAATCCTTATCTAAATTTCACACCCAAAACGCAACCAACCGAGCGGATTGTATTATCTACGGAGGAAGTGGAGCGCCTCGAGGTCTTGACCTTTGAACGGAATGAATTTTATCTGGAGCTAATTCGGGATATGTTTTTATTTTCGTGTTATACGGGCTTGCGTTTCTCAGATACTTGCGCCATTCGTCACAAAGACATCGACCAAGATAAAGAGGGGCTATTATTAAATATCGTGGCTAAAAAGACAAGCAAGCAGCTCTTGCTGCCCTTGTACAAATTGCATTTAAGGAAACCAGAGCTATTGATTCAAAAGCACCAAATTGCAGGGGCGAAAGAGGAGCGGGTCTTTCATCAATACAGCAACCAGTATTTTAACCGCACCCTAAAGGAGTTGGCGGTTTTGGCGGGCATCACCAAACCGATTACAAGCCATGTGGCTCGGCATACCTTTGCCACGCATTTGGCGGCTAAAATTCCGTTGCATATTTTAAAGGCGATTCTACAACATTCTAAGATTGAAACAACAATGGTGTATTTGCATCTGTCTAGTAAGATGGTGAATGATGCTTTGGATGGGGTGGATTGGTAG
- a CDS encoding IS110 family transposase has protein sequence MKKYSHYIGVDVSKLSLDLLALNSSNEIVISACTIANKTRETKTFFLNIVKQLGDKDFVVAFENTGVYSSLLACTLEELDIDYCQLSPLDLFLSKGLSRGKSDKIDAYRIAQYTLFNRMKLSLSQNNPASIEKLKVLHSQREKIVKSIKKYKSNKELEAFLPKEMLKELTKSSKSILNNLEKNLKLIEQAILATIKSERQLKIDYELVQSIPGIGPQIATYLIIVTRGFSKFKSAKKLACYAGVAPFPFQSGTSIKGRTKVSPFADKKLKSLLIIGALNAKRADRELNNYYLKKESEGKNPMLILNNIANKILGRVYAVINRQQPYINTQKFAA, from the coding sequence ATGAAAAAGTATTCCCATTACATTGGTGTAGATGTATCTAAATTAAGCTTAGACTTATTAGCACTTAATTCATCCAATGAAATTGTTATATCAGCTTGTACAATAGCTAACAAAACAAGAGAAACTAAGACTTTCTTTTTAAACATTGTTAAACAATTAGGAGATAAAGATTTTGTAGTAGCTTTTGAGAATACAGGAGTCTATAGCTCTTTACTTGCATGTACATTGGAAGAACTAGATATTGATTACTGTCAATTATCTCCTTTAGATTTGTTCTTGAGTAAAGGACTCAGTAGAGGAAAGTCAGATAAAATAGATGCTTATAGAATTGCCCAATATACCTTATTTAATCGAATGAAGTTAAGCTTGAGTCAAAACAACCCAGCTTCAATAGAAAAACTAAAAGTCCTTCATTCTCAAAGAGAAAAGATTGTTAAGTCTATAAAAAAATATAAGAGCAATAAAGAATTAGAGGCTTTTTTGCCAAAGGAAATGCTTAAAGAATTGACAAAATCAAGCAAGAGTATCTTGAATAATTTAGAGAAGAACTTGAAGTTAATCGAACAAGCAATCTTAGCCACTATAAAATCTGAACGTCAACTTAAGATAGATTATGAGTTGGTCCAAAGTATTCCTGGTATTGGTCCTCAGATTGCTACTTATTTGATCATAGTAACTCGTGGTTTTTCAAAGTTCAAAAGCGCAAAAAAGTTAGCTTGTTATGCGGGAGTTGCGCCATTCCCATTTCAATCTGGAACGAGTATAAAAGGCAGGACAAAAGTAAGTCCCTTTGCTGATAAAAAATTAAAAAGTCTATTAATAATAGGTGCTCTCAATGCTAAAAGAGCGGATAGAGAATTAAATAACTACTACCTAAAAAAAGAAAGTGAAGGAAAGAATCCCATGCTTATTTTGAATAATATCGCAAACAAAATTTTGGGTAGAGTTTATGCGGTTATTAATAGGCAGCAGCCTTATATCAATACTCAAAAATTTGCTGCTTAA
- a CDS encoding site-specific DNA-methyltransferase translates to MNIDLKLNDCLDGLKQINHQSIDAIITDPPYFCGMTHNGTKGTYSDLNMVKPFFKEVFKQWKRVLKPNGEIYVFCDWRTYPLFYELLQEVLTIRNRITWDKISGAGCYYSYSHEDIIFCTNPSPQYKRYKKGQNVWRMPAFSSGAKKTNGEKVHPTQKPIELIERLVLSATENEGDTVLDCFAGSGTTAVACKRLNRNFVGFEIQEKYYNIALERIKAVPS, encoded by the coding sequence ATGAACATAGACTTAAAATTAAACGATTGCCTAGACGGCTTAAAACAAATCAACCACCAATCCATTGACGCCATTATTACCGATCCGCCCTACTTTTGCGGCATGACCCACAACGGCACCAAAGGCACCTACAGCGATTTAAACATGGTAAAACCGTTCTTTAAAGAAGTCTTTAAACAATGGAAACGAGTATTAAAGCCCAACGGTGAAATATATGTTTTTTGCGATTGGAGAACCTATCCTTTATTTTATGAGCTGTTACAGGAGGTTTTAACCATCCGCAACCGTATTACATGGGATAAAATTAGCGGTGCAGGCTGTTATTATAGCTATTCGCATGAAGATATTATCTTTTGTACCAATCCCTCACCACAGTACAAACGCTATAAAAAAGGGCAAAATGTTTGGCGAATGCCTGCCTTCAGCTCGGGAGCAAAAAAGACCAATGGAGAGAAGGTCCACCCCACACAAAAACCAATTGAATTGATTGAAAGGCTTGTTTTGTCTGCTACTGAAAACGAAGGCGACACCGTCCTAGATTGTTTTGCAGGAAGTGGCACCACCGCCGTAGCTTGTAAGCGTCTTAATCGTAATTTTGTAGGTTTTGAGATTCAAGAAAAGTATTACAATATTGCATTGGAGCGTATCAAAGCGGTTCCCTCTTAA
- a CDS encoding N-acetylmuramoyl-L-alanine amidase, producing the protein MNQLIPVLGNGHGGMIGGVYQTKGKRYTFKDGTTIYEGEYNRAIKARVMEQLTAKGIPFYDLVPEQKDIHMSTRISRADYLYKMSQKRTFLIDLHSNAGGGHGCETWIARQSSSKSKALARWTEALFKKHFPESKFRGIKRKNWDILAKTDNPAIILELFFMDNYEECKKYLLSNEGRDRAAAYVVDIIENFIKYHS; encoded by the coding sequence ATGAATCAACTAATTCCAGTCCTTGGAAATGGACACGGCGGCATGATTGGCGGCGTGTACCAAACCAAGGGCAAACGCTACACATTTAAAGATGGTACCACCATCTACGAGGGGGAATATAACCGAGCGATCAAAGCTCGTGTAATGGAGCAGCTCACCGCCAAGGGCATTCCTTTTTATGACCTTGTGCCTGAACAAAAAGACATCCACATGAGTACAAGGATTTCAAGAGCAGATTACCTGTACAAAATGAGCCAAAAAAGGACTTTTTTAATTGATCTACATTCTAATGCAGGCGGTGGTCACGGTTGCGAGACTTGGATCGCTAGACAATCCAGTTCTAAAAGCAAAGCTTTGGCAAGATGGACAGAAGCTTTGTTTAAAAAGCATTTTCCTGAAAGTAAGTTTCGAGGGATCAAGCGCAAGAATTGGGATATACTTGCCAAGACAGATAACCCTGCCATTATCTTGGAGCTGTTCTTTATGGACAATTACGAGGAATGTAAAAAGTACTTGCTATCCAATGAGGGAAGAGACAGAGCTGCCGCTTATGTGGTGGATATTATCGAAAACTTTATTAAATACCATTCTTAG
- a CDS encoding ankyrin repeat domain-containing protein, producing MNSKRSLEKAIFAKNVEKVASIINSTENFESKVSLHIGLNFKDPWFPMKGYVEINRLLCSSGKFDLDELQNGKTPLTALAEKCHNSTETYAEIFSHFLKAGANPNILDKKGWSPLAYCISKLNVSPRIVESLLNSNADVNLIVESNDFIGIPRRSILGMAYYNSKHFFTKLVDLGAEMTKEEIQELKDRKFPLEPKTV from the coding sequence ATGAATAGTAAAAGAAGTCTGGAAAAGGCGATTTTCGCAAAAAATGTGGAAAAAGTTGCTTCAATAATTAACTCAACAGAAAATTTTGAATCCAAAGTTTCCTTACACATTGGATTAAACTTTAAGGATCCGTGGTTTCCAATGAAAGGTTACGTAGAAATAAATAGACTACTTTGTTCTAGCGGGAAATTTGATTTGGATGAACTACAAAACGGTAAGACCCCATTGACAGCTTTAGCAGAAAAGTGCCATAATTCCACAGAAACATATGCCGAAATATTTTCTCATTTTTTAAAAGCTGGAGCTAATCCAAATATTTTAGATAAAAAAGGTTGGAGTCCATTAGCCTACTGTATAAGCAAATTAAACGTTTCACCTCGAATAGTTGAAAGTCTTCTAAACTCAAATGCGGATGTTAATCTAATTGTAGAATCAAATGATTTCATTGGGATTCCTAGAAGAAGTATTCTGGGAATGGCTTACTATAACTCAAAACATTTTTTCACAAAGCTAGTAGATTTAGGTGCTGAAATGACGAAAGAAGAAATTCAAGAATTAAAAGATAGAAAATTCCCCTTAGAACCTAAAACTGTTTAG
- a CDS encoding helix-turn-helix domain-containing protein, with amino-acid sequence MTEQQVDQIEELKQIIAKQRATIELLESEIERGKIYDYNYINTEQTAKLLDVKPRTVRAYNQQGLITGKKRKKEGRLLFPLKEILNFRKEHLKHWACFD; translated from the coding sequence ATGACTGAACAACAAGTCGACCAAATAGAGGAACTAAAGCAGATAATAGCGAAACAGAGAGCAACCATAGAGCTATTAGAGAGCGAAATAGAGCGAGGGAAAATTTACGATTACAACTACATCAACACCGAACAAACTGCCAAGCTACTAGATGTCAAACCGAGGACAGTTAGAGCGTATAATCAACAGGGTTTAATTACAGGAAAGAAGCGTAAAAAGGAAGGTAGACTACTTTTTCCGCTCAAAGAGATATTGAATTTCCGAAAGGAGCATTTAAAACATTGGGCTTGTTTTGACTAA
- a CDS encoding peptidoglycan recognition family protein, whose amino-acid sequence MSSPLTIIHKNKKVLFLGLLLVVVLVVTAATRKVRIIDKSRQLMRSNNQQYRTRSLDSINQIFVHHSASIGQTAEDYARYHVQSRGWPGIGYHFVIEVNGDIIQGNPLTKVSYNVAGHNTRGIGICLSGDFTKQEPSAAQLKSLGRLIAHLRRQLPQSLAVNGHKEFGQTSCPGHHLEKHLKKYQFA is encoded by the coding sequence ATGAGCAGTCCTTTAACAATCATTCACAAAAACAAAAAAGTCCTATTCTTGGGGCTGTTGTTGGTCGTGGTTTTGGTCGTAACCGCTGCCACTCGAAAAGTGCGCATTATAGACAAAAGCCGTCAATTAATGCGCTCTAACAATCAACAATACCGAACACGGTCGCTCGATAGCATCAACCAAATATTTGTCCATCATTCGGCAAGCATTGGACAGACCGCCGAAGATTACGCCCGTTATCATGTACAGTCGAGAGGATGGCCGGGAATTGGCTACCATTTTGTGATCGAGGTCAACGGCGATATTATACAAGGCAATCCACTAACGAAGGTTTCTTACAATGTAGCAGGACATAACACTCGAGGGATTGGTATTTGTTTGAGTGGAGATTTTACCAAACAAGAACCCAGTGCCGCACAGCTCAAAAGTTTGGGGCGTTTGATCGCTCATCTCCGCAGACAATTACCACAATCTTTGGCGGTCAATGGTCACAAAGAGTTCGGGCAAACGTCCTGCCCTGGCCATCATTTAGAAAAGCACCTAAAAAAGTATCAATTCGCATGA
- a CDS encoding site-specific integrase, whose translation MIQFKLIYNVKKKTLQDGTASIQIRAYQSPKRRYIATGLYVKPNQWSKRFSKVVDHPNANEYNAELMRQLVDLENYVFERVRRLGAMTMEQLDDYFKGENNDSFTDFWERELEQDPKLQKTTKKKQRTALNYWKKFKKDVQFSELTYQLIRDFDRFLYQHQLHTNTVYTHHKQVKKYINLAVRSDLLDFNKNPYLKFKPKTAETQRLVLSMEEVERLEGMAFSTEEFYLELVRDMFLFSCYTGLRFSDTSKLKYEDINHDREGMTLNLVAKKTQKQLLLPLYKLHQRKPEAIIEKYREEVLYERGLIFHAYSNQYFNRTLKELAARAEILKPITSHVARHTFATHLAGKVPIHVLKAILQHSKIETTMVYLHLSNKIVKDALDGVEW comes from the coding sequence ATGATACAATTTAAGTTAATTTATAACGTCAAGAAAAAAACGCTTCAAGATGGAACGGCATCTATTCAAATACGAGCGTATCAAAGTCCTAAACGGAGATATATAGCAACAGGGTTGTACGTCAAGCCCAACCAATGGAGCAAACGCTTCTCTAAGGTCGTAGACCATCCAAACGCCAACGAATACAATGCGGAGCTGATGCGCCAATTGGTCGATCTGGAGAACTACGTCTTTGAACGAGTGCGAAGGTTGGGCGCAATGACCATGGAGCAACTAGACGATTATTTTAAAGGGGAGAACAACGATTCTTTTACCGATTTTTGGGAGCGAGAGCTAGAGCAAGACCCCAAACTGCAGAAAACAACCAAAAAGAAACAACGCACGGCGCTCAATTATTGGAAAAAATTTAAAAAGGACGTGCAATTTTCTGAATTGACCTATCAACTCATTCGGGATTTTGACCGTTTTTTGTACCAACACCAATTGCACACCAACACGGTATACACGCATCACAAACAAGTCAAGAAGTATATTAATTTGGCAGTTCGCAGCGATTTGCTCGACTTTAATAAAAATCCTTACCTTAAATTCAAGCCTAAAACAGCCGAAACACAGCGCCTTGTTTTGTCAATGGAGGAAGTAGAGCGACTCGAGGGAATGGCTTTCTCTACCGAGGAATTTTATTTGGAGTTGGTGCGAGATATGTTTTTATTTTCTTGTTACACGGGCTTGCGGTTTTCGGATACGTCCAAACTAAAGTATGAGGACATCAACCACGATCGAGAGGGCATGACCTTGAATTTAGTGGCTAAAAAGACTCAAAAACAGCTCTTGTTGCCTTTATACAAATTACACCAACGCAAACCCGAGGCGATTATAGAAAAGTATCGGGAAGAGGTGTTGTACGAACGGGGTTTGATTTTTCATGCGTACAGCAACCAGTATTTTAACCGCACTTTAAAGGAGTTGGCAGCTCGTGCGGAGATTCTAAAGCCGATTACTAGCCATGTGGCTCGACATACCTTTGCCACGCATTTGGCGGGGAAGGTGCCAATTCATGTCTTAAAGGCGATTTTGCAGCATTCTAAGATCGAGACAACAATGGTGTATTTGCATCTGTCGAATAAGATTGTAAAGGATGCTTTGGATGGGGTGGAGTGGTAG
- a CDS encoding glycerol acyltransferase: MTEKITSNISTKKKRTYTQAEIQANKFIYDHFDSNYVRQMNNALFKIVDEAYFRPVYIGFDEMPERNNPAHPIILASNHSGMAFPWDAMVFGCGILKRFDYDEDKIFRAIVAPGLSGIPAMHPFFMKGSWKMAGGVDANFLNFETMMQYPKGHLLIYPEGVPGIGKGFNRKYQLQRFATSFIRMSLKYKTDILPYSTVNAEYVVPYVYSFDFVNRQFNKIGVPFMALGVLTLALVFPWAFYLAFPVKMHFVKGTRISPYKWTDKEYKDMTEAEIGAIRDRVKEQMQKDLDAAVEKYGHSPFQVKELIKVMWQKRAYFPYNLPFFWPLMFHEFERQWIKERKYETKEPIEIGTGWGTFIRLIWRNPITLAYFIPIIGWFILIAYGNRKWKQLDELGKPLQ; the protein is encoded by the coding sequence ATGACTGAGAAGATCACCTCCAATATTAGCACCAAAAAAAAACGCACCTATACCCAAGCAGAAATCCAAGCCAACAAGTTCATTTACGACCACTTTGACTCGAATTATGTGCGCCAAATGAACAATGCCTTATTTAAAATAGTCGATGAAGCTTATTTTCGCCCTGTTTATATTGGTTTTGATGAAATGCCTGAGCGTAATAATCCTGCCCATCCAATCATTTTAGCTAGCAACCACTCTGGAATGGCTTTTCCTTGGGATGCAATGGTTTTTGGCTGTGGAATACTGAAGCGTTTTGATTATGACGAGGATAAAATCTTTAGAGCCATTGTAGCGCCAGGGCTATCAGGTATTCCTGCAATGCATCCATTTTTCATGAAAGGATCTTGGAAAATGGCTGGCGGTGTTGATGCAAACTTTTTAAACTTTGAAACAATGATGCAATATCCCAAAGGGCATTTGCTGATTTACCCAGAAGGCGTTCCTGGCATAGGTAAAGGATTTAATAGAAAGTATCAACTGCAACGTTTCGCTACTTCATTTATTCGAATGAGTCTAAAATATAAAACAGATATCTTACCTTACTCTACGGTCAATGCTGAGTATGTCGTGCCCTATGTTTATAGTTTTGATTTTGTCAACCGACAATTCAACAAAATTGGAGTGCCTTTTATGGCATTGGGAGTATTGACTTTGGCCCTAGTATTTCCTTGGGCTTTTTATCTTGCATTTCCTGTCAAAATGCATTTTGTAAAAGGTACACGGATTAGTCCTTACAAATGGACAGATAAAGAATATAAAGATATGACCGAAGCAGAAATTGGAGCTATTAGGGATAGGGTGAAGGAACAAATGCAAAAAGACCTAGATGCTGCGGTAGAAAAATATGGTCACTCCCCTTTTCAAGTAAAGGAGTTAATAAAAGTTATGTGGCAAAAACGTGCTTATTTTCCATATAATCTACCATTTTTTTGGCCTTTGATGTTTCATGAGTTCGAGCGTCAATGGATCAAAGAACGCAAATATGAAACCAAAGAGCCCATTGAAATTGGAACGGGTTGGGGAACTTTTATTCGACTGATTTGGAGAAATCCTATTACTTTGGCTTATTTTATTCCTATTATTGGTTGGTTTATATTAATTGCCTATGGCAACCGAAAATGGAAACAATTAGATGAACTTGGCAAACCTTTACAATAA
- a CDS encoding helix-turn-helix transcriptional regulator — MPVNDRFTSLIKIIDKTSNALSKDIGVTAPTIRKIEKGVTLPSGKILTFLVEEYNVNVNWLLTGKGKMFLEGEESSIDKTDSSNSRNSTCTDVKLLNDKIALLEQSIKDKEKLISMLEKNQK; from the coding sequence ATGCCTGTTAATGATAGATTTACATCTTTGATAAAAATAATAGACAAAACATCTAATGCTCTTTCTAAAGATATTGGAGTTACAGCTCCTACTATCAGAAAAATAGAAAAAGGCGTTACTTTGCCTAGTGGTAAGATTTTAACTTTTTTAGTTGAAGAATACAATGTAAATGTAAATTGGCTACTAACAGGAAAAGGCAAGATGTTTCTTGAAGGTGAGGAATCAAGCATTGATAAAACAGATTCTTCAAATAGTAGAAACTCAACTTGCACAGATGTAAAACTACTGAATGATAAAATTGCTCTACTGGAGCAGTCTATAAAGGACAAAGAAAAACTTATTTCTATGCTTGAAAAAAATCAGAAATAG